A window from Pseudopipra pipra isolate bDixPip1 chromosome 25, bDixPip1.hap1, whole genome shotgun sequence encodes these proteins:
- the LOC135402443 gene encoding uncharacterized protein LOC135402443, protein MGSGRCRSLLPALLLLLVLLVLPSAWGDCGPLPNISHAEPTEDMKDKQSFSEGSTVRYVCVTGYTKRPFLSDTVQCLTNSQWSHLPEFCGRSCPSPPYVPFAKISQEDQTQNFYPVNTTVKYICRPGFENTTDQLPTSTCLDNLKWSEVPELCRRKSCGIPASPEHGKVITDDHLLGAKATVACDRGYILEGGSAFIFCTLWGNEVVWSQLPACQAISCPPPPAIPHGQHDGNSTEKFLYDSVTTYMCDPGLELVGNKSLRCTTENGVLGVWDGAAPECRVSTAAETNQTGSSKGNPYWLASILIPSCIVPPVALGILAGIIMRWKDNEKHSYNMNLQKHRVKKGRDAPMCPKKQPMPWNSYFCHTTSCHVCPTCRKQLHEALAPLTVPTRRGCAACEHWLSTSKPRTYSVPSIGDRESQGPRGTSSPAKAVDVQRGHGAGEAGPEWSEAEQPVGHKSSHHICPVCENWLRAHVGQWDSSAVAPREWQDEGPRGPVCSPCTDQLHLSLVHSATWSSPVVCPLAAEGTPAHLVPQHTPSCHVCPVCAVPTHTHLCQPRHQAPDENGSALGAAGTGEGIVSGISRGAAAHSAGGTEDTRHSFPSAARGKESLRATAATGIRVRPGESRAPHPCASRGAGTGRDLAPGAAPGAAPAPAMALRWLLALLLALPGAWGDCPQAPTFVFAELTTTPEESYPVGTQLRYRCRPGYVRNGDQAPVVTCLLNSTWSEQPDFCIGKSCGQPDISNGNFYTSTNLLLGATITFTCNIGYRLVGPPTAQCVFKNGEAYWDNIPICEIIACPPPPEIKNGQLLGGEGEFTFGTSVSYSCNTGLSLIGDVTIYCTMGPNYQGTWNAPAPECKMVSCKDPDVKNGKRLSGFGLEHTYKDTVSFECNPGYKMNGSSVVTCEANSSWTPPLPTCDQIRCGSPPRFPFAELPTPVGDSSDFGTKLDYQCNPGYKAAPGKSSTVICQSNEAWSAADPDFCVRQQCSPPEVKNGNVAGNEKTFPFETVVKFTCNSGYKVINPSAKCVASGNGVHWDPAPPYCSRANMIVVGIFPLLLAMLIMNI, encoded by the exons AtgggctccggccgctgccgcTCGCTCCTGCccgcgctgctgctgctgctggtgctgctggtgctgccctcGGCGTGGG GTGACTGTGGGCCCTTGCCCAATATCAGCCACGCAGAGCCCACAGAGGACATGAAAGACAAGCAGAGCTTCAGTGAGGGCTCCACGGTGAGGTATGTCTGTGTCACAGGTTACACCAAACGCCCCTTCCTCTCCGACACCGTCCAGTGCCTCACGAACTCCCAGTGGTCCCACCTCCCGGAGTTCTGTGGCC GTAGCTGTCCCAGCCCTCCATATGTGCCATTTGCTAAAATATCACAGGAAGATCAAACACAGAATTTTTATCCTGTTAATACCACGGTGAAGTACATTTGTCGCCCAGGCTTTGAGAACACCACAGACCAGCTCCCCACCAGCACCTGTCTGGACAACTTAAAGTGGTCAGAAGTCCCTGAGCTGTGTAGGA GGAAATCTTGTGGTATTCCAGCAAGTCCAGAACATGGCAAAGTTATTACAGATGATCATCTGCTCGGTGCAAAAGCCACTGTGGCCTGTGACCGTGG GTACATCCTAGAGGGAGGGTCAGCTTTCATCTTTTGTACCCTATGGGGAAATGAAGTTGTCTGGAGTCAACTTCCAGCTTGTCAGG ctatttcttgtcctcctcctccagccatTCCCCATGGGCAGCACGATGGCAACAGCACAGAGAAGTTCCTGTATGACTCAGTCACCACCTACATGTGTGACCCCGGGCTGGAGCTCGTGGGGAACAAATCCCTCCGTTGTACAACAGAGAACGGGGTCCTTGGAGTCTGGGATGGGGCTGCTCCCGAGTGCAGGG TTagcactgcagcagagacaaACCAAACTGGATCCTCCAAAGGGAATCCTTACTGGCTGG CAAGTATCCTCATCCCTAGTTGCATTG TTCCCCCAGTAGCCCTTGGAATTCTAGCTGGGATCATCATGAGGTGGAAAGACAATGAAAAACA CTCTTATAACATGAATTTACAAAAGCACAGGGTGAAGAAGGGAAGGGATGCACCGATGTGCCCGAAGAAGCAGCCCATGCCATGGAATTCCTATTTTTG CCACACAACGAGTTGCCACGTGTGTCCCACCTGCAGGAAGCAGCTGCACGAAGCCCTGGCCCCTCTCACGGTGCCCACGCGCCGCGGCTGCGCCGCCTGCGAGCACTGGCTGAGCACCAGCAAACCACGCACCTACTCGGTCCCCAGCATTGGTGACAGGGAGAGCCAAGGCCCAAGAGGCACCAG CTCTCCTGCCAAAGCTGTGGATGTGCAGAGGGGTCACGGTGCAGGAGAAGCTGGTCCAGAGTGGAGTGAGGCAGAGCAGCCCGTGGGCCACAAAAG CAGCCACCACATCTGCCCCGTCTGTGAGAACTGGCTCCGTGCCCACGTTGGACAGTgggacagcagtgctgtggcacCCAGGGAGTGGCAGGATGAGGG CCCGCGGGGCCCCGTCTGCTCTCCCTGCACGGACCAGCTGCACCTCTCCCTTGTCCACAGCGCCACGTGGAGCAGTCCTGTGGTGTGTCCCCTGGCTGCAGAGGGGACCCCAGCCCACCTCGTGCCTCAGCACACCCCCAGCTGCCACGTGTGCCCCGTCTGTGCGGTGCCAACCCACACACACTTGTGCCAGCCCCGGCACCAGGCACCCGATG AAAACGGCAGCGCCCTGGGAGCCGCCGGAACAGGTGAGGGAATTGTTTCGGGAATTAGCCGAGGTGCCGCCGCCCACAGCGCCGGGGGCACAGAGGACACGAGGCACTCGTTTCCCTCAGCAGCCCGAGGAAAAGAGTCCCTTCGTGCAACAGCCGCGACAGGGATCCGCGTCCGCCCCGGGGAGAGCCGCGCTCCGCATCCCTGCGCATCCCGCGGGGCCGGCACCGGGAGGGACCTGGCACCGGGAGCGGCTCCGGGAGCGGCCCCAGCTCCGGCCATGGCTCTGCGCTGGCTCTTGGcgctgctgctggcactgcccggCGCTTGGG GGGACTGCCCGCAGGCGCCGACTTTCGTCTTTGCGGAGCTCACCACGACCCCCGAGGAATCCTACCCCGTGGGGACCCAGCTGAGGTACCGCTGCCGCCCGGGGTACGTGAGGAACGGGGACCAGGCCCCCGTGGTCACTTGCCTCCTCAACTCCACCTGGTCGGAGCAGCCCGACTTCTGCATCG GAAAGTCGTGTGGGCAACCAGACATCTCGAATGGCAACTTTTACACCAGCACCAATCTGCTGCTTGGGGCGACCATAACCTTCACCTGTAACATTGG GTACCGACTAGTTGGGCCACCAACTGCACAGTGTGTATTTAAAAATGGTGAAGCTTACTGGGATAACATTCCAATCTGTGAGA TTATTGCCTGCCCACCACCTCCTGAAATCAAGAATGGGCAGCTCCTTGGTGGGGAAGGAGAATTCACCTTTGGCACGTCTGTAAGTTACAGCTGTAACACTGGTTTGTCTCTTATTGGAGATGTCACAATTTACTGTACAATGGGTCCTAACTACCAGGGAACCTGGAATGCTCCAGCCCCTGAATGCAAAA TGGTCAGCTGTAAAGATCCAGACgtgaaaaatgggaaaaggtTGTCTGGCTTTGGCCTTGAGCACACATATAAAGATACAGTGAGCTTTGAGTGTAATCCTGGTTATAAAATGAACGGTAGTAGTGTAGTTACCTGTGAAGCAAACAGTTCCTGGACTCCACCTCTGCCAACATGTGACCAAA TCCGCTGTGGTTCCCCTCCACGCTTCCCTTTTGCTGAACTACCAACACCTGTGGGTGACAGCTCTGACTTTGGAACCAAGCTGGACTATCAGTGTAACCCAGGATATAAGGCAGCACCTGGAAAGTCCTCTACTGTCATTTGTCAGAGTAATGAGGCCTGGTCTGCTGCAGACCCAGACTTCTGTGTCC gACAGCAATGCTCTCCTCCCGAAGTAAAGAACGGGAATGTGGCTGGAAACGAAAAAACTTTCCCCTTTGAAACAGTTGTGAAGTTCACCTGCAATTCTGG GTATAAGGTAATAAACCCTTCTGCCAAATGTGTGGCATCAGGAAATGGAGTTCACTGGGATCCAGCACCTCCCTACTGCTCAA gAGCGAACATGATCGTTGTTG GAatcttccccctcctcctggcaATGCTGATCATGAACATCTAA